In a genomic window of Staphylococcus taiwanensis:
- a CDS encoding multidrug efflux MFS transporter: MTHKQKLIMIFTMLLGGFFGLLNETLLTTALPRIMKDFNIEYSQVQWLTTAFLLTNGVVIPLSAFIIQRYTTRQVFLTGIVIFFIGTILGGFSPNFTVLLFARIIQALGSGIMMPLMMTTILDIFKPHERGKYMGMFGLVIGLAPAIGPTLSGYLVEYFNWRSLFHIVAPISAITFLIALKVIKNVGTNVKAPIDMISITLSILGFGGLLYGVSSISSDGWDDPIVLTTIIGGIILVGIFIWRQERLDTPLLSFKVFKNKEFAVGISIMAVTMISMIGSETVLPMFVQNLLGRTPVDSGLILLPGAIVMAIMSFISGWLYETFGAKVLAIIGMIIVIATTSYFVIMDEHTSTIVLATVYAIRMIGIALGLMPIMTHTMNQLTPELNAHGSSMTNTVQQIAGSIGTAGLITILSTASQNFKPTMSDYHGMDKKEMMGQIKIDAMLHGYHAGFMFAVIITIISLLLTFLIKSKRKIKLESEAESKVSKI, encoded by the coding sequence GTGACACATAAACAGAAATTGATCATGATCTTTACCATGTTATTAGGTGGATTCTTCGGCTTATTAAATGAAACATTGTTAACGACAGCTTTGCCAAGAATTATGAAAGATTTCAATATTGAATATTCGCAAGTTCAGTGGCTAACAACAGCATTCTTATTAACAAATGGAGTTGTTATACCATTATCAGCATTTATTATTCAAAGGTATACAACAAGACAGGTATTTCTTACAGGAATCGTTATCTTTTTTATAGGTACGATATTAGGTGGTTTTAGTCCTAATTTTACAGTGCTATTGTTTGCACGTATTATTCAAGCATTAGGCTCTGGCATCATGATGCCTCTAATGATGACTACGATATTGGATATTTTTAAGCCGCATGAACGTGGTAAATATATGGGTATGTTCGGTTTAGTTATTGGATTAGCGCCTGCAATTGGTCCAACGTTATCAGGTTATTTGGTAGAGTACTTCAATTGGAGATCACTATTCCATATCGTTGCACCAATATCAGCAATCACTTTTCTTATTGCATTAAAAGTAATTAAAAATGTTGGTACAAATGTAAAAGCACCAATAGATATGATATCTATTACGCTATCCATTCTAGGTTTTGGTGGTTTGTTGTATGGTGTAAGTTCAATCTCAAGTGATGGTTGGGATGACCCAATTGTTTTAACAACTATAATTGGTGGCATCATCCTAGTCGGCATATTTATTTGGCGTCAAGAACGCTTAGATACACCGTTGTTAAGTTTCAAAGTCTTTAAAAATAAAGAGTTCGCAGTTGGTATATCAATCATGGCAGTAACTATGATTTCAATGATTGGTTCAGAAACAGTGCTACCGATGTTTGTACAAAACTTATTAGGACGAACGCCGGTCGATTCTGGTTTGATTTTACTACCAGGTGCCATTGTAATGGCGATTATGTCATTTATTTCAGGTTGGTTATATGAAACATTTGGTGCTAAAGTGTTAGCAATCATTGGTATGATAATTGTCATTGCTACAACGTCATATTTTGTGATCATGGATGAACATACATCTACAATTGTTTTAGCGACAGTCTATGCAATTCGTATGATTGGTATTGCTTTAGGCTTAATGCCGATCATGACGCACACAATGAATCAATTGACGCCTGAGTTAAATGCACATGGGTCTTCTATGACGAATACTGTGCAACAAATTGCTGGTTCAATTGGTACAGCAGGTCTAATTACAATTTTGAGTACAGCAAGTCAAAATTTCAAACCGACGATGAGTGACTATCACGGTATGGATAAAAAAGAAATGATGGGACAAATAAAAATTGATGCGATGCTACATGGTTATCATGCTGGGTTTATGTTTGCAGTGATTATAACTATTATTAGTTTATTGCTTACATTTTTAATCAAAAGTAAACGGAAAATAAAATTAGAATCAGAAGCAGAAAGTAAAGTATCTAAAATTTAA
- a CDS encoding ABC transporter permease: protein MRLFAVIKRVIKELLRDKRTLALMFLAPILILTLMYFIFNGDDEDIKLGVDQSVSSHITNNLPSKNLDVKNYHSTRDIRAKIENNNLDGFIYQNGKTMHIIYTNEDPNKTSALKQMISQSIQKDKMNNIKKILEKAPMIKNKEKDSTISIDNTYLYGDANSSYFDKMFPILMGFFVFLFVFLISGIALLRERTTGTLERVLATSIRRSEIVTGYLIGYGIFAIIQTLVIVLFSIYLLNIDLAGSLWYVILINICLAITALSMGIFISTFANSEFQMIQFIPLVAVPQVFFSGIFPLENMPSWLSNIGYLFPLRYAGDALTNVMIKGQGWSHIWFDLLIIIIFIVIFIILNIIGLKRYRKV, encoded by the coding sequence ATGAGATTATTCGCCGTTATCAAAAGGGTCATTAAAGAATTACTAAGAGATAAACGCACACTCGCTTTGATGTTTCTAGCTCCTATTTTAATCCTCACGCTCATGTATTTTATATTTAATGGAGATGATGAGGATATCAAACTTGGCGTCGATCAATCTGTTTCTTCACACATTACGAATAATCTACCTAGTAAAAATTTAGATGTTAAAAATTATCATTCGACACGTGATATTAGAGCAAAGATTGAAAACAATAATTTAGATGGGTTTATCTATCAAAATGGCAAAACAATGCATATTATTTATACGAATGAAGATCCAAATAAAACGTCAGCACTAAAACAAATGATTAGCCAATCAATTCAAAAGGATAAAATGAATAATATCAAAAAAATTTTAGAGAAAGCGCCGATGATTAAAAACAAAGAAAAAGATTCAACTATTTCAATTGATAACACGTATTTATATGGTGATGCTAATAGTAGTTACTTTGATAAAATGTTTCCAATTTTAATGGGATTTTTTGTTTTCCTATTCGTATTCTTAATTTCAGGTATTGCTTTACTAAGAGAACGTACAACTGGAACGCTTGAACGCGTTTTAGCAACATCCATACGTCGTAGTGAAATTGTAACTGGCTATTTAATAGGTTATGGCATTTTTGCCATTATTCAAACTTTAGTGATTGTCTTATTCTCAATCTACTTACTAAATATAGACCTTGCTGGAAGTCTATGGTACGTTATTTTAATTAATATTTGTTTAGCTATCACTGCTTTGTCGATGGGTATTTTCATCTCAACTTTTGCAAATTCTGAATTTCAAATGATTCAATTTATACCTCTAGTTGCGGTTCCACAAGTATTCTTTTCAGGTATTTTTCCGCTTGAAAATATGCCTAGTTGGCTAAGTAATATAGGGTATTTATTCCCATTACGTTATGCGGGTGATGCATTAACAAATGTTATGATAAAAGGGCAAGGTTGGTCTCACATATGGTTTGACTTATTAATTATTATTATATTTATTGTCATTTTCATTATCTTAAATATTATAGGTCTTAAAAGATATAGAAAAGTATAA
- a CDS encoding amino acid ABC transporter ATP-binding protein — protein MIELSGIHKSFNDKEVIKGIDLNVGKGEVVTLIGRSGSGKTTLLRMINALEIPTEGNVSVNGTSYTANNKKSQISVRKQSGMVFQSYNLFPHKSALENVMEGLVTVKKMNKAEAKEKAMDLLEKVGLTSVKDQRPHALSGGQQQRVAIARALAMNPQVMLFDEPTSALDPELVNDVLRVIKELADEGMTMVIVTHEMRFARQVSNKIVFIHEGRIGEQGSPDEMFNHPKTEELRRFLNVINED, from the coding sequence ATGATTGAATTAAGTGGTATCCATAAATCATTCAATGATAAAGAAGTCATTAAGGGTATTGATTTAAACGTAGGCAAAGGGGAAGTCGTGACACTTATTGGACGATCAGGTTCTGGTAAAACGACGTTGTTACGTATGATTAATGCTTTAGAAATTCCGACTGAAGGTAATGTAAGTGTGAACGGAACAAGTTACACTGCTAATAATAAAAAGTCTCAAATAAGCGTACGCAAGCAATCGGGTATGGTATTTCAAAGTTATAACTTATTTCCACATAAATCAGCTTTAGAGAATGTGATGGAAGGGTTAGTAACTGTTAAAAAAATGAATAAAGCAGAAGCAAAAGAAAAAGCAATGGACTTGCTTGAAAAAGTTGGTTTAACGAGTGTTAAAGACCAACGTCCACATGCTTTATCAGGTGGTCAACAACAACGTGTGGCTATTGCAAGAGCATTAGCAATGAACCCACAAGTGATGTTGTTTGATGAACCGACATCTGCTTTAGACCCTGAATTAGTTAATGATGTACTTCGTGTAATCAAAGAATTAGCTGATGAAGGAATGACAATGGTCATTGTTACGCATGAAATGCGTTTCGCACGTCAAGTTTCAAATAAAATTGTCTTTATACATGAAGGTCGTATTGGTGAACAAGGTTCTCCAGACGAGATGTTCAATCATCCAAAGACTGAAGAATTACGTCGTTTCCTAAATGTAATCAATGAAGACTAA
- a CDS encoding TetR/AcrR family transcriptional regulator C-terminal domain-containing protein, with amino-acid sequence MNNIKNGMIRLLQKKQFDKITIKDICIESGISRTTFYAHYKDKNDFIFSYQNSLLKKGKKEILKKEFPNQHVFIETIIQYWLDEGKLILLLLGDDSAQTAHLQMKKILQYNVELKLVPILNTKTLTTKEKYFLLIFMSNAIFGILQDWVKRGCIETPKEIASIMNKLFTTAFK; translated from the coding sequence ATGAATAATATCAAAAATGGCATGATTAGATTATTACAAAAAAAGCAATTCGATAAAATTACAATTAAGGATATTTGTATAGAAAGTGGCATTAGTAGAACAACATTTTACGCCCACTATAAAGATAAAAATGACTTTATTTTTAGTTATCAAAATTCACTTTTAAAAAAAGGAAAAAAAGAAATTTTAAAAAAAGAATTTCCTAATCAACATGTATTTATTGAAACAATTATTCAATATTGGTTAGATGAAGGTAAATTAATATTACTATTACTAGGCGATGACAGTGCTCAGACAGCACATCTACAAATGAAGAAGATATTACAATATAATGTTGAATTAAAATTGGTGCCTATATTGAATACAAAGACTTTAACGACTAAGGAAAAATATTTTTTACTTATATTTATGAGTAATGCGATATTTGGTATTTTACAAGATTGGGTGAAGCGAGGTTGTATCGAAACACCTAAAGAAATAGCTTCAATTATGAATAAACTATTTACAACAGCATTTAAATAA
- a CDS encoding DUF4467 domain-containing protein: protein MKRLLVILGVCVLLVAACGNDKYTSKIDKAVKLQEQKQEKMAKNDNGDVVKHFDRKDANIYVFEKGKYVVLSYKPLSNNEEVHYFTYEFEGKKKAKYLENFDTKKYIASHDSDYKEENMN from the coding sequence ATGAAAAGGTTACTAGTGATATTAGGTGTTTGTGTATTATTAGTTGCAGCTTGTGGTAACGATAAATATACAAGTAAAATAGATAAAGCTGTTAAATTGCAAGAACAAAAGCAAGAAAAAATGGCTAAAAATGATAACGGCGATGTAGTAAAACATTTTGATCGAAAAGATGCGAATATTTATGTTTTTGAAAAAGGCAAATATGTCGTACTTAGCTATAAACCATTGAGTAATAATGAAGAAGTTCATTATTTTACTTATGAATTTGAAGGTAAAAAGAAAGCCAAATATCTTGAAAACTTTGATACAAAAAAATATATCGCATCACATGATTCAGACTATAAAGAGGAAAATATGAATTAA
- a CDS encoding amino acid ABC transporter permease has translation MFLSLNSQQQHALDAAGQAFGPMLEGLVKYSIPITIVTFIIGLIIALFTALMRISNSKILKGIARVYVSIIRGTPMIVQLFIIFYGIPELGRLMTGDADEQWTLSSVLSAIIGLSLNVGAYASEIIRGGIISIPKGQTEAAYSIGMNYRQTIQRIILPQAIRVSIPALGNTFLSLIKDTSLLGFILVAEMFRKAQEVASTTYEYFTIYILVAVMYWVICFIISVIQSFYESYIERGYNS, from the coding sequence ATGTTTCTGAGCCTAAATAGTCAACAACAACATGCATTAGATGCGGCAGGGCAAGCATTTGGACCAATGTTGGAAGGATTAGTAAAATATTCTATTCCAATTACCATCGTTACGTTTATCATCGGTTTAATTATTGCTTTATTTACAGCGTTAATGCGTATTTCTAATAGCAAGATTTTAAAAGGTATAGCACGTGTTTATGTTTCAATTATTCGTGGGACACCAATGATTGTACAATTGTTCATCATCTTTTATGGTATTCCAGAATTAGGACGTTTGATGACAGGTGATGCTGATGAACAATGGACATTATCATCTGTACTATCTGCCATTATCGGTTTATCTCTTAATGTAGGTGCTTATGCTTCAGAAATTATCCGTGGTGGTATTATTTCAATTCCTAAGGGACAAACTGAAGCAGCTTACTCAATTGGTATGAACTATCGTCAAACCATACAACGTATTATATTACCGCAAGCAATCAGAGTATCTATTCCAGCTTTAGGTAATACATTCTTAAGTTTAATTAAAGATACATCATTATTAGGATTTATCTTGGTAGCAGAAATGTTCCGTAAAGCTCAAGAAGTTGCGTCTACAACTTATGAATATTTCACTATTTATATTCTTGTAGCAGTCATGTATTGGGTTATCTGTTTCATCATTTCAGTAATTCAAAGCTTCTATGAATCATATATTGAAAGAGGGTATAACTCATGA
- a CDS encoding aminoacyltransferase, producing the protein MKFVTLEPGEFEKFTKENFSHYTQSRIHYENRNELKNDVHVVGVKDDNGNVIAGTLMTEARALKIYKYFYTHRGPVMDYSNIELVHFFFKSLTEYLKKHNCLFVLVDPYILENLRNADGEILESYDNRAVIKTLEDLGYKHQGWSVGYSTMSQIRWLSVLDLKDKTEDQLLKEMDYQTRRNIKKTYEMGVKVRTLPMEETDTFFELFQMAEEKHGFKFRDKPYFYEMQKTYEDHAMLKLAYIDLKDYLSTLQQKHDDLAKQLADVDNMLKESPNSKKNKNKRTQVQQQLDSNERKLNETKAKISAEGEILNLAAALYLYNDHEVYYLSSGSNPKYNAYMGAYRLQWEMIKFAKEHNVDRYNFYGITGDFSEDAEDFGVQQFKKGFNANVYEYIGDFIKPIKPFAYRVMQLLDRK; encoded by the coding sequence ATGAAATTCGTAACTTTAGAACCTGGAGAATTTGAAAAGTTTACTAAAGAAAACTTTTCTCATTATACTCAATCCAGAATACATTATGAAAATAGAAATGAATTAAAAAATGATGTACACGTTGTGGGTGTCAAAGACGACAACGGAAACGTGATTGCTGGAACATTAATGACAGAAGCACGCGCATTAAAAATTTATAAATACTTTTATACACATCGTGGTCCAGTAATGGATTATAGCAACATTGAATTGGTCCACTTTTTCTTCAAATCACTTACAGAATATTTAAAAAAACACAACTGTTTATTTGTATTGGTAGATCCATACATCTTAGAAAACTTACGCAATGCAGATGGTGAAATCTTAGAAAGCTATGATAATCGTGCTGTTATAAAAACATTAGAAGACTTAGGCTATAAACATCAAGGTTGGTCTGTTGGATATAGTACAATGAGCCAAATTCGTTGGTTATCTGTATTAGATTTAAAAGACAAAACAGAAGATCAATTATTAAAAGAAATGGACTATCAAACACGTCGTAACATAAAAAAAACATATGAAATGGGCGTGAAAGTAAGAACATTACCAATGGAAGAAACAGATACTTTCTTCGAATTGTTCCAAATGGCTGAGGAAAAGCATGGTTTCAAGTTTAGAGACAAACCTTATTTCTATGAAATGCAAAAAACATACGAAGACCATGCTATGTTAAAACTAGCTTATATTGACTTAAAAGATTATTTATCTACCCTCCAACAAAAACATGATGATTTAGCAAAACAACTAGCTGATGTTGATAATATGTTAAAAGAAAGTCCAAACTCTAAGAAAAATAAAAACAAACGTACACAAGTACAACAACAACTCGATAGTAATGAACGCAAACTTAACGAGACAAAAGCCAAAATTTCAGCTGAAGGCGAAATCTTAAATCTAGCAGCTGCGCTTTACTTATATAACGACCATGAAGTTTATTACCTATCCAGCGGTTCTAACCCTAAATATAATGCGTATATGGGTGCGTATCGATTACAATGGGAAATGATTAAATTCGCGAAAGAACATAACGTTGATCGTTATAATTTCTATGGTATTACTGGAGACTTTAGTGAAGATGCTGAAGACTTCGGTGTACAACAATTCAAAAAAGGATTCAACGCAAATGTGTATGAATATATTGGTGATTTCATCAAACCTATCAAACCTTTCGCATACCGAGTGATGCAACTTTTAGATCGTAAATAA
- a CDS encoding putative metal homeostasis protein, translating to MKQDLQTARRNLHSPNIKTRKRALKIIKQHKRNRKSA from the coding sequence ATGAAACAAGATTTACAAACAGCACGTCGTAACTTACATAGTCCTAACATCAAAACAAGAAAGCGTGCACTTAAAATTATTAAGCAACATAAGCGTAATCGTAAATCAGCTTGA
- a CDS encoding ABC transporter ATP-binding protein encodes MTTESVANLHEAIKTYGNHKVLNEISLDIYKGELLGLIGPSGCGKTTTIKCLLGMEKLTSGSTEIFNKTMPNRKILNKIGYMGQTDALYESLTAYENLEFFGHLAGLKGQLLDKNIHESMKLVDLEDALSRKVANFSGGMKRRLSLAITLLSQPNLIILDEPTVGIDPKLRNQIWSQLKNMTSEGKSVIVTTHVMDEAERCDKVGLIVNGELFALDTPDQLKKQFNVKTIEEVFIKAEEANQS; translated from the coding sequence ATGACTACTGAAAGCGTTGCTAATTTACATGAAGCTATTAAAACATATGGTAATCACAAAGTATTGAATGAAATTAGTTTAGATATTTATAAGGGTGAACTTTTAGGTTTAATAGGTCCTAGTGGCTGTGGTAAGACTACAACCATTAAATGCTTATTGGGCATGGAAAAGCTCACATCAGGTTCTACTGAAATTTTTAATAAAACCATGCCTAATCGTAAAATACTTAATAAAATCGGCTATATGGGACAAACTGATGCTTTATATGAAAGTCTCACGGCCTATGAAAACCTTGAATTTTTCGGTCATTTAGCTGGATTAAAAGGACAATTATTAGATAAAAATATTCACGAAAGTATGAAATTAGTTGATTTAGAAGATGCGTTAAGTCGCAAAGTTGCAAATTTTTCTGGTGGAATGAAACGTCGTTTGTCTCTTGCAATTACACTACTTTCACAACCAAACTTAATTATTTTAGATGAGCCCACTGTTGGTATAGATCCTAAATTACGTAATCAAATTTGGAGTCAGTTAAAAAATATGACTAGTGAAGGTAAAAGCGTGATTGTAACGACCCACGTCATGGATGAAGCAGAACGGTGTGACAAAGTTGGATTAATTGTAAATGGGGAACTATTTGCTTTAGACACCCCTGATCAATTAAAGAAACAATTTAATGTTAAAACAATTGAAGAAGTATTTATTAAAGCAGAGGAGGCAAATCAATCATGA
- a CDS encoding transporter substrate-binding domain-containing protein, protein MKRLLFVALALIFVLAACGNGGSSDKNSDSKSSSNSDSKTLKVGTEGTYAPFSFHNKKDQLTGYDIDVIKAVAKEEGYKLKFNETSWDSMFAGLDAKRFDVIANQVGINKDREKKYKFSDPYTYSSAVLVVRDNEKNIKSFNDVKGKKMAQTFTSNYGQLAKDKGADITKVDGFNQAMDLLLSNRVDGTFNDSLSYLDYKKQKSNAKIKAIKGNAEQSKSGFAFSKDVDSKVVSDFNDGLKKLKDNGKLAKIGKKWFGENVSEPK, encoded by the coding sequence ATGAAAAGACTTTTATTTGTTGCTTTGGCACTTATTTTTGTGTTAGCTGCATGTGGTAACGGAGGATCATCTGATAAAAACAGTGACTCTAAATCAAGCAGTAACAGTGATAGCAAGACACTTAAAGTGGGGACAGAAGGTACATATGCACCATTCTCATTCCATAATAAAAAAGACCAGTTAACTGGTTATGATATTGATGTAATTAAAGCAGTTGCAAAAGAAGAAGGATACAAACTTAAATTTAACGAAACATCATGGGACTCAATGTTTGCTGGTTTAGATGCTAAACGTTTTGATGTTATTGCAAACCAAGTAGGTATCAATAAAGACAGAGAGAAAAAATATAAATTCTCTGATCCTTACACTTATTCAAGTGCAGTATTAGTAGTTCGTGACAACGAAAAAAATATTAAATCATTTAATGACGTTAAAGGTAAAAAAATGGCACAAACATTTACGTCAAATTATGGTCAATTAGCGAAAGATAAAGGTGCAGATATTACTAAAGTTGATGGCTTCAACCAAGCAATGGACTTATTATTATCTAATCGTGTTGATGGTACATTTAACGATAGCTTATCTTACTTGGATTACAAAAAACAAAAATCTAACGCTAAAATTAAAGCAATTAAAGGTAATGCTGAACAAAGTAAATCAGGATTTGCTTTCTCTAAAGATGTAGATAGTAAAGTCGTTTCTGATTTCAACGATGGACTTAAAAAATTAAAAGACAATGGTAAACTAGCAAAAATTGGTAAGAAATGGTTTGGTGAAAATGTTTCTGAGCCTAAATAG
- a CDS encoding 2,3-diphosphoglycerate-dependent phosphoglycerate mutase yields the protein MPKLILCRHGQSEWNAKNLFTGWEDVQLSEQGRNEAITSGRKLKESGIEIDVAYTSLLTRALETTQYLLAESDQEWIPVHKSWRLNERHYGKLQGLNKDEARKEFGEEQVHQWRRSYDVKPPAQTEEQRESYLKDRRYRHLDHRMMPYSESLKTTLERVVPIWTDKISQHLLDGETVLVAAHGNSIRALIKYLDNVSDEDIIGYEIKTGAPLIYELDDDLNVTDHYYL from the coding sequence ATGCCAAAATTAATATTATGCCGTCACGGTCAAAGTGAATGGAATGCAAAAAATTTATTTACTGGTTGGGAAGATGTTCAATTATCAGAACAAGGTCGTAATGAGGCGATTACTTCTGGTCGTAAATTGAAAGAAAGTGGTATTGAGATTGATGTCGCTTATACTTCATTATTAACAAGAGCATTGGAAACAACACAATATTTATTAGCTGAATCAGATCAAGAGTGGATTCCAGTGCATAAAAGTTGGCGTTTAAATGAACGCCATTATGGTAAATTACAAGGACTTAATAAAGATGAAGCACGTAAAGAGTTTGGTGAAGAACAAGTACATCAATGGAGACGTTCTTATGATGTTAAACCACCAGCACAAACTGAAGAACAACGCGAGTCTTACTTAAAAGATCGTCGTTATCGTCATTTAGACCATCGTATGATGCCATATTCTGAAAGTTTAAAAACAACGTTAGAACGTGTGGTACCAATTTGGACAGATAAAATTTCTCAACATTTATTAGACGGGGAGACTGTATTGGTTGCAGCACATGGTAATTCTATCCGTGCCTTAATCAAATATTTAGATAATGTTTCTGATGAAGATATTATCGGATACGAAATTAAAACAGGTGCACCACTTATTTATGAATTAGATGATGATTTAAATGTAACTGATCATTATTATTTATAA
- a CDS encoding SRPBCC domain-containing protein, giving the protein MSIQIKDNKIIFTRTFDAPIKDVFDAYTTKSLFEQWFHPQGGQTKVYRFNPVAGGDAFFAIEMPEQTSYTLTEYKRVDKPNHVEYFDFFATSQGEKDTTLPGMQIFMDFTSESEQRTSVTSTSVFPSKDAAQQALDMGVEAGMNSTLDQLEKLLKRK; this is encoded by the coding sequence ATGTCAATTCAGATAAAAGATAATAAAATCATATTTACTAGAACGTTTGACGCACCAATAAAAGATGTTTTTGACGCTTATACTACGAAATCACTATTTGAACAATGGTTCCATCCTCAAGGTGGACAAACAAAGGTTTATCGTTTTAATCCAGTTGCCGGTGGTGACGCTTTCTTTGCGATAGAAATGCCAGAACAAACAAGTTATACATTGACAGAGTATAAACGGGTGGATAAACCTAATCATGTTGAATACTTTGATTTCTTTGCCACGTCTCAAGGTGAAAAAGATACGACGTTACCTGGTATGCAAATTTTCATGGATTTCACTTCAGAATCAGAACAACGCACGAGTGTAACATCAACTTCCGTCTTTCCTTCGAAAGATGCCGCTCAACAAGCACTTGATATGGGCGTTGAAGCGGGTATGAATTCTACGTTAGACCAACTTGAAAAATTATTAAAACGAAAATAG
- a CDS encoding YceI family protein, whose translation MANFNLDPVHSGVNFSIQHLVVSNVKGRFNEFDANITGDFNDLSSLQGTFTVQANSIDTKVGDRDNHLKSADFLDVEKYPEIKFEITKVDEKSVTGNLTMKDQTHEETFDLDYKGISLNPLNGKNTAGLVITGELNREKYGITFNQQLETGGFLLGKDLNVEFDLEFPIED comes from the coding sequence ATGGCTAATTTTAATTTAGATCCAGTACATTCAGGAGTAAACTTTTCTATTCAACACTTAGTAGTATCAAACGTTAAAGGACGTTTTAATGAATTTGACGCTAACATCACAGGTGATTTCAATGATTTAAGTTCATTACAAGGTACATTTACAGTACAAGCAAATTCAATCGACACTAAAGTAGGTGATCGTGATAATCATCTTAAAAGCGCTGATTTCTTAGATGTTGAAAAATATCCAGAAATTAAATTTGAAATTACAAAAGTTGATGAAAAATCAGTAACTGGTAATTTAACTATGAAAGATCAAACACATGAAGAAACATTTGATTTAGATTACAAAGGCATTAGTTTAAATCCATTAAATGGTAAAAATACTGCTGGTTTAGTTATTACTGGTGAACTTAACCGTGAAAAATATGGAATTACATTCAATCAACAACTAGAAACTGGTGGTTTCTTATTAGGTAAAGATTTAAATGTTGAATTCGATTTAGAATTCCCAATTGAAGACTAA
- a CDS encoding thioredoxin domain-containing protein, producing the protein MKKLLLIVSVLVVLLVVIGACSTNKKEKTSPKMKDGKILIVEYGDFKCPYCKKVEEKVIPTIKKDYIDTNKVEYQFVNAGFLDKDSIVGSRAGNAVQKIAPKAYLTFQHNIFKNQQDEDKKWLTEQFLDKEIDKLDITNNQKSEIKEQYKSKNSYAWKKAEEQKKLTEDNHIKSVPTVFINGKKVKDPYTVGGWKKYL; encoded by the coding sequence ATGAAGAAACTATTATTAATAGTAAGTGTATTAGTGGTTCTTTTAGTTGTTATTGGTGCTTGTTCCACTAACAAAAAAGAGAAGACATCACCTAAAATGAAAGATGGTAAGATTTTAATTGTAGAATATGGTGATTTCAAATGTCCATATTGTAAGAAAGTTGAAGAAAAAGTCATACCAACAATAAAAAAAGATTATATTGATACTAATAAAGTCGAGTATCAATTTGTAAATGCTGGATTTCTAGATAAAGACTCTATTGTTGGTTCAAGAGCGGGTAATGCTGTACAAAAAATTGCACCAAAAGCATATTTAACTTTTCAACATAATATCTTTAAAAACCAACAAGATGAAGATAAAAAATGGTTAACAGAGCAATTTCTTGATAAGGAAATTGATAAGTTAGACATAACTAATAATCAAAAATCTGAAATTAAGGAACAGTATAAATCTAAAAATAGCTATGCTTGGAAAAAAGCAGAAGAACAAAAGAAATTAACAGAAGATAATCATATTAAATCTGTACCAACTGTATTTATTAATGGCAAAAAAGTAAAAGATCCATATACAGTGGGTGGATGGAAAAAATATTTATAG